The following nucleotide sequence is from Psychromonas sp. psych-6C06.
CACTAATGAGATGAATTTTTTAGATATTTTAGCCGCCGCTGATGGCCCTACTGAACAAGCAGATCTGCGCAATATTCGTATTAATCACCGCGATGATATGCGCAAAGGCGTGAGCAAATTAGATCTCGCTTTATATTTTGAAACCGGTGACGACCACTTATTACCGAACGTTAGAACCGGCGATACTATCTACATTCCTGAAAAAAACCGTATCTGGTTAGACAAAAGCAAAGAGAGCACGGTACGTGTGCTAGGCGCAGTCAATAAACCCGGCCGTTACCGTTTTGATGACACCATGACACTGTTAGACCTACTCGCAGAGTCTGGCGGGACGGTAGAAGATGCTTTTATTGAAAATATTACCGTGGTTAATATGTCTTGCTGTCGCGATCAAGCACGTCGCTTTGATCTAAAAGAATTTACTCACACAGCAGCGTTTTCAGACCTCCCCGTGTTAAGAGCTGGCGATACTATCTATATTCCATACCGAAGCGAAAGTGGTTATGAAAAATTTCGTAAAGGTTTGACAGATGTAGTTCAGATTGTCGCGCTAGGCGCATTAATTGGTCTGTTATAAATATCAATTTATTAATACAAGTAAGGAGACAAGGTATGAATATTCCCTATCACAATATGGAAATTGAACAGATATACACACAGCTACTCAGCAATCCTCGTGCCTCTATCGCTATCTGCGCAGCGGAGCAAGGTGAAGGCGTCACCAGCCTTGCTTTTGCATTAGCGCAACGTAATTTATTAGCAGGTCATTCAACACTGTTGGTCGACCTTAACCTTTATCGCCCTTCAATAAAAAGTTTACTTACGTTTCAGGCCGACCCGACAACCTTCGCGGGTCAAACGAATAAACACAGTAAACGATCGTTATTAGGTTTACCGCAGTTAGTCTGTAGTGAGCAGAACAGCGCTGTACTCAATGGCGTGATTGCACCAAATAAGCGCCAACATATTATGAAGCTTCGTCAGCCTGGAGTTTTAGAACAATGTATCGAGGAGTGGCTTGAAGAATACGATACGGTGATCATTGATACTTCGCCACTCAATAGAATTAATGCACAAAATATTCCCCCAGAGCGAATTGCAGCTGCCTGTGATGGTGCAATATTGTGTGTACTTGCAGGGCGTACTCCTGAAGCGGCTATCGATAATGCCATGGTAAAATTAAACAGCACCCAAGCTCAATTATTAGGTTGTGTATTTAATGATCGCGACAACCCGACCTTAAAACAAGAGTTATTACGTGAAGTCGACCGTATCAAACCTATGCTTAACTTTATCAGCAGACCATTAAGAAATATGATCAATAAGAGCCGCTTACTGGCATTGGAAGTGTAATGATGGAAACGATTATAATAGAAATATTTAAACCTGTTTCAGAGAATATTGCCCGTGAATGTCGACATGCGCTACAAGAAAGCTTTGCAGAGCAAATCCCCAACACCATTGCATCGCGTATTTTACTCTGCGTCTCTGAAGCCGTCACTAACTTAGTTGAACATAACAAGCCAGCCCCTACAGACATAGGAGTTCGTTTTTTACGAATAACAAATGGCTGGCAACTTACCGTATTTGATAACGGCCAGACATGGGATCCGACAGCCAATTTAAATGACGACCTACTTACCGAATTTAGTGATATAGAAAGTGGCAGAGGCATCGCCCTATTGCATGCCCAAAGTGATGCAATTAAATACCAAGCCAGTAGCAAGTTCCATGCATTTAACCAACTACAGCTATTCTGGTCACAGCCACTGCCTACCCCTAAACAAACGATTTTACTTGTTGAGGATAACAACAGTCTGCGCTTATTGTACCAAGCGTACTTGGATAAAAAGTATCATATTGTCACGGCAAGTAATGGTTATGAAGCGCTTGATAAACTCAACCAGCAACATATTGATTTGGTGTTATCAGATATTAAAATGCCTCAAATGAATGGCCTTTCACTGCGTAAAAAAATTAACCAGCAAACTAAAAAAGCATTGCTCCCCTTTGTTTTTTTAACGGCACAAGATGATGATCTCGTTCAGCAACAGGCCTCACAATTGGGTATCGATGATTACCTTATCAAACCCGTTAACAAAGCACGTCTTTTAACCGTCATTGCGCGTGTACTTGGTCGAACACAACAGGTATACCATGGTTTGACAGAGCGCATTGATCAACAAATTAGTGACTCATTACAACCGACATTACCAACAACTTGTGATGGCTGGAATATACAAGTAGCGACACGCAATACAGGCTCTGGTGGAGGAGATTTATTACTGCATCACCGCCTAGAAAATATGACACAATTATTATTAACTGACATTATGGGCCATGATGATAGTGCTAAGTTTTTCTCGCATGCATATGGTGGTTATCTTCACGGGTTACTGCAATCGGTGCACAGTACACAACATGCTGGGACTATTTTAGAACAGCTATCTAATTGCGCTGCGCAAGACAAACTACTATCACAGGTAACACTCACCTGCTGCTCGGTACAATTATTAAAAGAAGGGATCATTTCTTTTGCCAGTGCAGGACACCCAGCCCCACTACTCATTTCAGAACAGGGCATAAGTACAGTCGAAGTATCTGGCATGCTACCTGGCTTGATGGAAAACACTCAATACCAAAGTCATCAAATAACCCTGAGAAAAGGACAGCGTATTGCTCTATTCACAGATGGTTTATTTGAGTCCGCTGAAAATAACCAAGCA
It contains:
- a CDS encoding protein SypD translates to MNIPYHNMEIEQIYTQLLSNPRASIAICAAEQGEGVTSLAFALAQRNLLAGHSTLLVDLNLYRPSIKSLLTFQADPTTFAGQTNKHSKRSLLGLPQLVCSEQNSAVLNGVIAPNKRQHIMKLRQPGVLEQCIEEWLEEYDTVIIDTSPLNRINAQNIPPERIAAACDGAILCVLAGRTPEAAIDNAMVKLNSTQAQLLGCVFNDRDNPTLKQELLREVDRIKPMLNFISRPLRNMINKSRLLALEV
- a CDS encoding SpoIIE family protein phosphatase, with amino-acid sequence MMETIIIEIFKPVSENIARECRHALQESFAEQIPNTIASRILLCVSEAVTNLVEHNKPAPTDIGVRFLRITNGWQLTVFDNGQTWDPTANLNDDLLTEFSDIESGRGIALLHAQSDAIKYQASSKFHAFNQLQLFWSQPLPTPKQTILLVEDNNSLRLLYQAYLDKKYHIVTASNGYEALDKLNQQHIDLVLSDIKMPQMNGLSLRKKINQQTKKALLPFVFLTAQDDDLVQQQASQLGIDDYLIKPVNKARLLTVIARVLGRTQQVYHGLTERIDQQISDSLQPTLPTTCDGWNIQVATRNTGSGGGDLLLHHRLENMTQLLLTDIMGHDDSAKFFSHAYGGYLHGLLQSVHSTQHAGTILEQLSNCAAQDKLLSQVTLTCCSVQLLKEGIISFASAGHPAPLLISEQGISTVEVSGMLPGLMENTQYQSHQITLRKGQRIALFTDGLFESAENNQARQQLQQQISAELLATRQQPIAQAIQQVMSRFDQLTGAQPSDDTLLLLLEPIQY